In Cicer arietinum cultivar CDC Frontier isolate Library 1 chromosome 1, Cicar.CDCFrontier_v2.0, whole genome shotgun sequence, one DNA window encodes the following:
- the LOC101513213 gene encoding uncharacterized protein isoform X2, whose product MLLTGLEAQHTSLAIYILMRASVLASRCGIKSKRFGRICKPLTWKHGDIFLMCLSSSQILSAYILKQESLPASYKSFLNKHGGKDAVILQGVKDIASGMPFSNLDAIKKYYKTMGVDVKLDPNMKVPCSIVHGNQSCGDHIISFLIQAYKRALPVYLPVYLIPALIVHRKGLLIRPITILRKSLIGTARSSLFLSVYCASAWMWTCFLFRIFKRCNVPMVAMGTFPTGLALAIEKKSRRIEISLYCLARAIESFFTCIADAGYLPQSRTIKRADVVVFSLSTAIIMHCYAQEREVFRSKYLNVLDWVFGVPPPPFETPRCKDS is encoded by the exons ATGCTTCTGACAGGGTTAGAGGCACAACACACAAGTTTGGCCATTTACATTCTCATGCGTGCTTCTGTTTTGGCATCTCGTTGTGGGATTAAGAGCAAAAGGTTCGGGAGAATTTGTAAGCCTCTCACATGGAAGCATGGAGACATTTTCCTCATGTGTCTATCCTCTTCCCAAATATT GTCTGCTTATATATTAAAGCAAGAAAGTTTGCCTGCTTCATATAAATCTTTTCTCAATAAACATGGTGGAAAGGATGCAGTTATCTTACAAGGTGTAAAAGATATAGCCAGTGGCATGCCTTTTTCTAATTTGGATGCAATAAAGAAATACTACAAGACCATGGGTGTCGACGTGAAATTAGATCCAAATATGAAAGTCCCCTGCTCG ATTGTACATGGGAATCAATCATGTGGTGACCACATAATTTCTTTTCTCATTCAAGCCTACAAAAGAGCGCTACCTGTTTATCTTCCAGTTTATCTGATACCTGCCCTAATAGTTCACAGAAAAGGACTTTTAATAAG GCCTATTACAATATTGAGAAAGAGTCTTATTGGCACTGCAAGATCAAGCTTGTTTCTGTCTGTGTATTGTGCATCTGCCTG GATGTGGACGTGTTTTCTCTTTAGGATCTTCAAACGATGTAATGTTCCAATGGTGGCCATGGGAACG TTCCCAACTGGCCTAGCATTGGCGATTGAGAAGAAAAGCAGGCGAATAGAGATATCGTTATACTGCCTTGCCCGGGCTATTGAGAGTTTCTTCACATGCATAGCTGATGCTGGGTATCTGCCGCAGTCTAGAACTATCAAGAGAGCAGATGTCGTAGTTTTCAGCTTGTCAACAGCCATCATAATGCACTGCTATGCACAAGAGAGGGAAGTGTTCAGATCCAAATATTTGAATGTTCTCGATTGGGTGTTTGGTGTACCACCTCCTCCATTTGAAACCCCGCGATGCAAAGATAGCTAG
- the LOC101513213 gene encoding uncharacterized protein isoform X1: MSLAAADSGDIHRYTPEEVDNFHNDNVESSELQLPSITPSIPRSFRGTFVMVPPEKLQRVLVASAKGFSIGAGIKGGLALFAILARFARKKPPRKEIVLTNGEVIVSALKETLRYGLFLGTFAGTFVSMDELIAALGGHRRTARWRALLAGAVAGQSMLLTGLEAQHTSLAIYILMRASVLASRCGIKSKRFGRICKPLTWKHGDIFLMCLSSSQILSAYILKQESLPASYKSFLNKHGGKDAVILQGVKDIASGMPFSNLDAIKKYYKTMGVDVKLDPNMKVPCSIVHGNQSCGDHIISFLIQAYKRALPVYLPVYLIPALIVHRKGLLIRPITILRKSLIGTARSSLFLSVYCASAWMWTCFLFRIFKRCNVPMVAMGTFPTGLALAIEKKSRRIEISLYCLARAIESFFTCIADAGYLPQSRTIKRADVVVFSLSTAIIMHCYAQEREVFRSKYLNVLDWVFGVPPPPFETPRCKDS; the protein is encoded by the exons ATGTCACTAGCCGCCGCCGATTCCGGTGATATCCATCGCTACACTCCGGAGGAGGTCGACAATTTTCACAATGACAACGTCGAATCATCAGAACTTCAACTTCCTTCTATAACACCGTCGATCCCTCGTTCCTTCCGCGGCACGTTCGTGATGGTTCCGCCGGAAAAGCTTCAGAGAGTCCTCGTTGCTTCGGCTAAGGGTTTCTCGATCGGAGCTGGTATTAAAGGCGGTCTCGCTCTCTTCGCGATCTTGGCACGATTCGCGCGAAAAAAACCGCCAAG GAAGGAGATTGTGTTGACGAACGGTGAAGTGATTGTTTCGGCTTTGAAGGAAACTTTGAGATATGGTTTGTTTCTTGGAACCTTCGCTGGAACGTTTGTTTCAATGGATGAGCTTATAGCTGCTCTCGGAGGTCACCGTAG AACAGCGAGGTGGAGGGCTCTGTTGGCAGGGGCGGTTGCTGGGCAGTCGATGCTTCTGACAGGGTTAGAGGCACAACACACAAGTTTGGCCATTTACATTCTCATGCGTGCTTCTGTTTTGGCATCTCGTTGTGGGATTAAGAGCAAAAGGTTCGGGAGAATTTGTAAGCCTCTCACATGGAAGCATGGAGACATTTTCCTCATGTGTCTATCCTCTTCCCAAATATT GTCTGCTTATATATTAAAGCAAGAAAGTTTGCCTGCTTCATATAAATCTTTTCTCAATAAACATGGTGGAAAGGATGCAGTTATCTTACAAGGTGTAAAAGATATAGCCAGTGGCATGCCTTTTTCTAATTTGGATGCAATAAAGAAATACTACAAGACCATGGGTGTCGACGTGAAATTAGATCCAAATATGAAAGTCCCCTGCTCG ATTGTACATGGGAATCAATCATGTGGTGACCACATAATTTCTTTTCTCATTCAAGCCTACAAAAGAGCGCTACCTGTTTATCTTCCAGTTTATCTGATACCTGCCCTAATAGTTCACAGAAAAGGACTTTTAATAAG GCCTATTACAATATTGAGAAAGAGTCTTATTGGCACTGCAAGATCAAGCTTGTTTCTGTCTGTGTATTGTGCATCTGCCTG GATGTGGACGTGTTTTCTCTTTAGGATCTTCAAACGATGTAATGTTCCAATGGTGGCCATGGGAACG TTCCCAACTGGCCTAGCATTGGCGATTGAGAAGAAAAGCAGGCGAATAGAGATATCGTTATACTGCCTTGCCCGGGCTATTGAGAGTTTCTTCACATGCATAGCTGATGCTGGGTATCTGCCGCAGTCTAGAACTATCAAGAGAGCAGATGTCGTAGTTTTCAGCTTGTCAACAGCCATCATAATGCACTGCTATGCACAAGAGAGGGAAGTGTTCAGATCCAAATATTTGAATGTTCTCGATTGGGTGTTTGGTGTACCACCTCCTCCATTTGAAACCCCGCGATGCAAAGATAGCTAG